The following are from one region of the Cervus canadensis isolate Bull #8, Minnesota chromosome 23, ASM1932006v1, whole genome shotgun sequence genome:
- the LOC122425664 gene encoding dynactin-associated protein-like — protein MDGKHQQHAVDIEQHPTELLPRNPYGSNEGTHCGCRLPVVTLQPQWAAAKPWSPWKTFLLCLLACLIATALVVLLFYFVHLGKPAAGTTIVIHADGKSSHVTCIPGAAPSPGPSSLPVSQSALPPTPGTNHSSSTPGLPTPMETTMSSTLVHEVEIEDEE, from the exons ATGGATGGCAAGCACCAGCAGCATGCTGTGGATATTGAACAACACCCGACTGAGTTG TTACCCAGAAATCCCTATGGTTCAAACGAAGGAACACATTGTGGTTGCAGATTGCCTGTTGTGACCTTACAGCCGCAGTGG GCAGCAGCAAAGCCATGGTCGCCCTGGAAAACATTCCTGCTGTGTCTCCTGGCCTGTCTCATTGCCACAGCCCTTGTTGTTCTGCTCTTCTATTTTGTCCACTTGGGCAAGCCCGCGGCCGGCACCACCATCGTCATTCATGCCGACGGCAAGTCCAGTCATGTCACCTGCATTCCTGGTGCTGCCCCATCTCCGGGCCCATCCTCCCTGCCTGTATCTCAGAGCGCTCTGCCTCCTACCCCGGGGACCAACCACAGCTCCTCTACCCCGGGGCTCCCAACTCCTATGGAGACGACAATGAGCTCAACGTTGGTCCACGAAGTTGAAATTGAAGATGAAGAATGA